ATGATAACCACCGCAGGAACCCAGCACGACTATTTTTGCAGAGCTTTGCAGATTTTCCAGTGTGGTATTGATATGATAACTATGACCACGGTGTATGAAGATAGTAGGATGAATATCGTTTTCATCCAGGTATTCAGACAATTTTACAATGGCTTCTTTATCACCAGGTTCGTCAATCGGCAGATTGGCGTAAATGGTGGTAGGCTTGCCTTTTATGGATGTAATGGTAGCGTAGTATTTATTTTTAACCACTTTCCAGTCGGAGGAAGGGAAGTTGGTCATGAAGCTCGCGAAAGATTCCTGCCCGTCTTTATCTCCATAAAAAAATACCTGCTGATAAATCCTGCCACTATCGTTTTCCAGTGTACTGAATGTTACGAAGTTGATAGGTGGCAACTGAAACTTCGCAGCCATATCGGAGGCTTTGGAGGAGTCATTTTCTTTTGTTGACTCGGTTTCAAACAAACTGCTCAATAACTGGTAGATCACGGTACCGCGCTTGTCATCATGCCGTTTTACATATGCCAGGTTCTTTTTTACTTCCTGCCGGAGAAATTCCAGCAGCTTTTCATCACGGATGCTGCCAAAGGAGTTGGCCACGTCCACGGCGTCTTCCAGGTCTTCTGTTTTCTCCAGGTTCTGTACATATTTCTGCATCAGGTAGTTGGAGTTTTCAGGCGCCATGGATTTCAGGAAGTTGTCCAGTGTGTTGAAGCCGGCGGCCATGGCGATGAATTTCTTAAAGCGGTCAAAATTGACCATCATCAACAGGCTATCCCCGCGTGGTGGCTTCATACGGGCCATCATCTGATCGTACAAACCGGCGTTATTGCGGTTGGTATAACTGGATGTATATAATTCTTCCTGACCATTGATGATCAGATAATATAATTCTTCGGGAGATAAATCTTTTACAACACGGAAGCGCACAGGCGCCGATTCTTCATGGAGATCATTTACTTCGCGGATATACAACAATGATTTCGCCTGCATGTTTTCCATCATGGCTTTCATTCCATATGGGGTTTTCCCTTCGCTTTTCAATTTTTGCAGGGCAATGGTGGATTTCACCATCTGTTTATAATACTGGTAATCGTTATCTACCACCTTCTCCAGTTTCTCCACGGTGGTAGTACCTGCCAGCAATTCATCTATGAAAGGCAGGATCTTGGTACTCTGGGAAGATCTTCCGATGCTTACAATCTGCTGTACAATCGGGTCCTGGTTCCTTTTAATGGCACTGGCCATCGGGGTATAAGAAGTAGCGTAAGTAAGGATCTGATTGGGGTATATACGCGCCACCGCAGCTATAACGGAATCGGTACCGGGGTAGTCCAGGTAGTTTACCAGTTTAGGCATAACGGTTTCGAGGTTATTAAACGCGTATTTGGTAAATGCCAGTCCCCTGGCTTCTTTATAACCGGGATTATCCTGAAATACTTCTATTATTCTTTCAGAGGCGTCAAAAGAAAGGTTCCGGACAAAAGGCAGAATGCTTTGTCCCTTGATATCCGCACGCATCATATTGCGGTAAGCTGTTACTATGGCGGGCGCTTCTTCCGCTTCAATTTTGCGGTATGAACGCTTCTGATTATAATCTTTCAGTATTACATAAAGTCCGGAGAGATATTTTACTTTCAGCCGGTGATCCAGGGAAGAATCCCGCTCAATGTCCAGTTGTATATTATCTACTTCTTTGAGTAGCGCATTCGTTACCTGTAAATTGATCGTCTGGTCATCGGATACTTTTACAAGCTCATCAGCCTTTCCATCAAATTTATCCGCTGCCACCTGCTCTTTATCGATATTATCATGAAATCCCTGTCTGCTGATAGGGATCTGTATATGATTACCTTGTGCCTGCACCCAGCTGCTGCTTTGAGAAGCAATCAGCAATAACATTATAAAAAATTTTCCCATTGTAGATGTACTTTTCGCTCGAACGTGATAGCAAATTTACAACCAAATTATAATAGCTCCGCGCATTAAGTCATTAGTTACTAGTTTTTAAGACAAAACACATATAATTAATTTACATTTCATCTGTATACATTCATAACGTAGTATTGTAAATAAGCTGATAATTAATGGCTGACGGCCACCTGCTTAAACTCTTAAAGCTATGCAATCTTTCATCAGTGACATCTCCGGCAAATCATTTCCTCTTTCTGAAAAAGTAAATGCGCGGATGATCCGTGCCTCTATTCTGGAAATGATCCGAAAAGACCATCCCCACTTCAGTAACAAGTGTAATATCGCCATCAGCGAAATGGATGTTTACCGGCAGCGTTATTACGACAACTTTTTTACCAGGGAGACGGGAGAACTGACAGAGATGGAAAAAATGGTGCTGGAAAAGCTTCGTAACAATGAAACGCTCACGAATAAACTGGAAGAGGAACCACTTGCCATAAACCGCAGCTTCGGTGAAAAGATGGCGGACAATATTGCCGATTTCGGCGGCAGCTGGACGTTTATCATTGCGTTCCTGGGCTTTATTGCCTGTTGGATGGGCATCAATATTTATTGGTTGCTGAGCAAAGCATTTGACCCTTATCCGTTCATTCTGCTGAACCTGATCCTCTCCTGCGTGGCCGCGCTACAAGCGCCGGTGATCATGATGAGTCAGAACAGGCAGGAAGATAAAGACCGGCAACGGGCACGGAATGACTATATGATCAATCTCAAATCAGAGCTGGAAGTGCGTATCCTGCATGAAAAAGTGGATCACCTGCTGATCCGGCAACAGCAGGATATGCTGGAACTGCAACAAACACAGGTAGAAATGCTGCATCAGCTACTTTCCGCTGTGGGCAAGGGTATTAGTGATAATAATCATAAGAGTACGGATAGCAAATAATACACATATCGACTACCGAAAAGATTTGGTGTAACTTGCTGCATATCAATGGAAAATCGCCCGGTATTGAATTAACAATTTCATAATGTTATTTTTCCATTAATCACGGCTGAGGCTTTATACTTTCGTGCCGTCTTTTTAAAAGTAAGATTTATGATAGACCAAGCGGTTGCAGGAAAAATACTGGTAGTAGATGATGAGCTGGATATTCTGGAAATTATCAGCTACAACCTTAAAACAGCGGGTTAC
The Chitinophaga sp. MM2321 DNA segment above includes these coding regions:
- a CDS encoding DUF1003 domain-containing protein — encoded protein: MQSFISDISGKSFPLSEKVNARMIRASILEMIRKDHPHFSNKCNIAISEMDVYRQRYYDNFFTRETGELTEMEKMVLEKLRNNETLTNKLEEEPLAINRSFGEKMADNIADFGGSWTFIIAFLGFIACWMGINIYWLLSKAFDPYPFILLNLILSCVAALQAPVIMMSQNRQEDKDRQRARNDYMINLKSELEVRILHEKVDHLLIRQQQDMLELQQTQVEMLHQLLSAVGKGISDNNHKSTDSK